A window from uncultured Desulfobacter sp. encodes these proteins:
- a CDS encoding 1-acyl-sn-glycerol-3-phosphate acyltransferase has product MSLFAPINNLVLTTRKKIHSLIMLLLNNSYEYYSSFYPGNHSFIMARILKHLVNKISIDNRSLERIKNTPPDSIVVFACKNKHMFDFLYFHTLLKPMNCPYPELSFDLRFVFSLPITQLARIILSHLYHFFHHFHFNDIYSSGYARKMLLENRAGFISLIEEDEFYNRFIRSTPDPLFHLIELQKQTEKSVVIVPEDIIYITKPMHKNPSLGDIIFGTHEKPGRLKRIFTLLRRPEKVRVEVARPVNLKEFLARPEIQRLDSEFQTHRLRSQLVDILNRQRKSITGPVLKSRQEITEDILNRKSLREYLAAYADRTGTPLRKVNKQAAGYIDEIACNYSLRVINFLNWLLTLVFKNIFEGISVSQDEINTMRETYTKAPLILIPCHKSHLDYLILPYVMFKNNMPCPRIAAGKNLSFWPLGPIFRGGGAFFLRRTFKGAELYARIFAAYIEKLLYEGFNIKIYIEGGRSRTGKVLPPKIGGLSMIIRAFLSGACEDLYFVPCYVGYDRVLEEDAYLKEIEGGNKTPENLKGLLNTRKFLKRKYGKVYLKFDTPISMNKYMEEKGVDLRKVSDGEFSHFVKGFGYKLINAINDNTVATPHGIIASGILNCSESTFTKQQMFARVNTYMNHLVYHGAYLSDTLMIDPDNAFNSVVENFLSRNFIELADEDEDDITDTTMLIVKHNKRPVLDYYKNSVICFFVPAAYTAAAIIEIDRFKFEMQDLVSRYRFLQRLFKDEFSFDEQISPQDQIAKALKGFVSEGILVPDPEYADTFNLTSEGLRKLKWFAAFLVPFFESYMTCLVFLEKEKTDKYDVKERAKKLLSFGAKLYKRNQVVRKESLSLINYRNAVNYFARHHINGSADQERIDHYKEILDLLSRRISS; this is encoded by the coding sequence ATGAGTTTGTTTGCACCGATAAATAACCTGGTCCTCACGACCAGAAAAAAAATACATTCATTAATAATGCTCCTGCTCAACAATTCCTATGAGTATTATTCAAGTTTTTATCCCGGCAACCACAGCTTTATCATGGCCAGGATACTCAAGCATCTTGTTAATAAAATCAGCATTGATAACAGAAGTCTTGAACGCATAAAAAATACACCGCCGGATTCAATCGTTGTTTTTGCCTGTAAAAACAAACATATGTTTGATTTTTTATATTTCCATACCCTGTTAAAACCCATGAACTGTCCGTACCCCGAGCTGAGTTTTGACTTGCGGTTCGTATTTTCTCTGCCCATAACCCAATTGGCACGGATCATTCTTTCCCATCTATACCATTTTTTTCACCATTTCCATTTCAACGACATCTACTCCAGCGGCTATGCCCGAAAAATGCTTTTGGAAAACCGGGCCGGCTTCATCAGTCTTATTGAAGAAGATGAATTTTATAACAGATTTATCAGGTCCACACCGGACCCGTTATTTCATCTAATAGAGCTTCAAAAACAAACTGAAAAATCCGTTGTGATTGTGCCCGAAGATATCATTTATATTACCAAGCCCATGCACAAAAATCCAAGCCTTGGTGACATCATATTCGGCACCCATGAAAAACCCGGACGCCTTAAAAGAATTTTTACCCTGCTGCGGCGACCGGAAAAAGTCCGGGTGGAAGTTGCCCGCCCAGTGAATCTAAAAGAATTTTTAGCCCGGCCTGAAATCCAGCGCCTTGATTCTGAATTCCAGACCCATCGGCTCAGAAGTCAGCTTGTGGACATCCTGAACCGCCAGCGCAAAAGCATCACAGGGCCGGTGCTCAAATCCCGCCAGGAGATTACCGAGGACATTTTAAACCGAAAATCTTTAAGGGAATACCTGGCGGCGTACGCAGACAGAACCGGCACCCCCCTGCGCAAGGTCAACAAGCAGGCAGCCGGCTATATTGATGAAATTGCATGCAATTACAGCTTAAGGGTAATCAATTTTTTAAACTGGCTGTTGACCCTGGTATTTAAAAATATATTTGAGGGGATTTCCGTATCCCAGGACGAGATCAACACCATGCGCGAGACGTACACCAAAGCGCCCCTGATCCTGATTCCCTGCCATAAAAGCCACCTGGATTACCTGATTCTGCCCTATGTCATGTTCAAAAACAACATGCCCTGCCCCCGAATTGCCGCGGGTAAAAACCTGTCGTTCTGGCCCCTTGGCCCGATATTCCGGGGCGGCGGCGCATTTTTCCTGCGCCGGACATTCAAGGGGGCTGAACTGTATGCCCGTATTTTTGCCGCATACATTGAAAAACTGCTCTATGAAGGGTTTAACATCAAGATATATATTGAAGGGGGCAGAAGCCGGACCGGCAAAGTACTGCCACCCAAAATCGGGGGGTTGTCCATGATCATCCGGGCGTTTTTGAGCGGTGCCTGTGAAGATCTCTACTTTGTACCCTGTTATGTGGGATATGACAGAGTTCTGGAGGAAGACGCCTACCTCAAAGAGATTGAAGGCGGTAACAAAACACCGGAGAACCTCAAAGGCCTTCTGAATACGCGCAAATTTTTAAAACGCAAATATGGCAAGGTGTATCTTAAGTTTGATACCCCCATCTCCATGAACAAATATATGGAAGAAAAGGGGGTGGACCTTAGAAAAGTCAGCGACGGGGAGTTCAGCCACTTTGTCAAAGGCTTTGGATACAAACTGATTAATGCCATCAACGACAACACCGTGGCCACACCCCATGGCATTATCGCCTCGGGCATTTTGAACTGCTCTGAAAGCACCTTCACAAAGCAGCAGATGTTCGCCCGGGTCAACACTTACATGAATCATCTGGTGTACCACGGAGCCTACCTTTCAGACACCCTGATGATTGACCCGGACAATGCCTTTAACTCGGTTGTTGAAAATTTTCTGTCCAGAAATTTCATTGAGCTTGCCGATGAAGACGAAGACGACATTACAGACACCACCATGCTCATCGTCAAGCACAACAAAAGACCAGTTTTGGATTATTACAAAAATTCGGTCATCTGTTTCTTTGTACCGGCAGCCTATACCGCCGCAGCCATCATCGAAATAGACCGGTTTAAATTTGAAATGCAGGACCTTGTATCCAGGTATCGTTTTTTGCAAAGACTGTTCAAAGACGAATTTTCCTTTGACGAACAGATTTCACCCCAGGATCAGATCGCCAAGGCGTTAAAAGGTTTTGTCAGCGAAGGGATTCTTGTGCCGGACCCTGAATATGCAGACACCTTTAACCTCACATCCGAAGGGTTGAGAAAACTTAAATGGTTTGCAGCCTTTCTGGTTCCCTTTTTTGAATCCTATATGACCTGCCTTGTGTTCCTGGAAAAGGAAAAGACCGACAAATATGATGTCAAAGAGCGGGCAAAAAAGCTGCTCTCCTTTGGCGCCAAACTGTACAAGCGCAACCAGGTGGTCCGAAAGGAATCCTTGTCCCTGATCAACTACCGCAATGCCGTGAACTATTTTGCCAGACACCATATCAACGGCTCGGCAGACCAGGAACGAATTGATCACTACAAAGAGATTCTTGACCTGCTCTCCAGACGGATTTCAAGCTGA
- a CDS encoding sugar phosphate nucleotidyltransferase: MKALILAAGLGTRLLPYTQQLPKPLFTINGRPMLDYAVKNLLDAGCTKIFINAHHLAEAIADFVDNHPSKDKLELVFEPVILETGGAIANLARQLADDDFFVVNADVLCDFDLSFLMATHKASGALATLLVHDCPRFNTLCVEQTNSGYGIVRHFSQPPESGLAFTGIQAISPGFFEYMPSEKIFSTIDVYKKLCEVEKIFALKATQFYWQDMGTPRDYQNTSREYLAARIFGITPSRIPDMDIQAIAGDGSDRLWFRARHQEKSLILSDHGICMDAPQNNNGTAQLNAFIKIGTHLAGKGIAVPSILGYDTNSGQVAVSDLGSTHLADHIQGMDDPQIVTQYQRVIDRLIDFSLKGIENFDPAWTCQTPAYSKQMILDLECRYFMQAFVNGYLGRKEEFETFARHFSLIADNALLHATTGLMHRDCQSKNIMIHGGAPWFIDFQSARLGPIQYDLASLLIDPYVTLSRAVRDELLNYALEHIGLKVSVDKNNFTHSFRYCCISRNLQMLGAFGFLTQVKHKHQFEKYIPAALKGLERRLQNLNEPGLADLTHFAQSLQGDLK, from the coding sequence ATGAAAGCCTTGATACTTGCCGCAGGGCTCGGCACAAGACTGCTGCCCTATACGCAGCAACTGCCCAAGCCCCTTTTCACCATCAACGGCCGGCCAATGCTCGACTATGCCGTGAAGAACCTTTTGGATGCCGGCTGCACAAAAATTTTTATCAATGCCCACCATCTGGCAGAGGCCATTGCAGACTTTGTTGACAATCACCCGTCAAAGGACAAGCTTGAGCTTGTTTTTGAACCTGTTATTCTGGAGACAGGCGGAGCCATTGCCAATCTTGCGCGTCAGTTGGCAGACGATGATTTTTTTGTGGTGAATGCCGATGTGCTCTGTGACTTTGATCTCTCCTTTCTGATGGCCACCCACAAGGCATCCGGCGCTTTGGCCACCCTACTGGTCCATGACTGCCCCAGGTTTAACACCCTTTGCGTGGAGCAGACAAATTCAGGATACGGCATTGTCAGGCATTTTTCCCAGCCACCGGAATCGGGCCTTGCGTTCACAGGCATCCAGGCAATTTCCCCCGGGTTCTTTGAATACATGCCGTCTGAAAAAATCTTTTCAACCATTGATGTGTATAAAAAATTGTGTGAGGTTGAAAAAATTTTTGCTTTGAAAGCAACCCAATTCTACTGGCAGGACATGGGCACCCCCCGGGATTACCAGAACACATCCCGGGAATACCTGGCCGCCCGAATTTTTGGCATTACCCCGTCCCGTATTCCCGACATGGACATCCAGGCCATTGCCGGGGACGGATCGGACCGTCTCTGGTTCCGTGCCCGGCATCAGGAAAAAAGCCTGATCCTTTCGGATCATGGGATTTGCATGGACGCGCCCCAAAACAACAACGGCACCGCCCAGTTGAACGCATTTATAAAAATCGGAACCCACTTGGCAGGCAAAGGGATTGCCGTCCCCTCAATTCTGGGGTATGACACAAATTCGGGTCAGGTGGCAGTATCAGATCTTGGCAGCACACACCTGGCCGACCATATCCAAGGCATGGACGACCCACAGATTGTCACACAATATCAACGCGTGATCGACCGGCTGATAGATTTTTCACTAAAAGGCATTGAAAATTTTGATCCCGCATGGACCTGCCAGACGCCGGCCTACTCAAAACAGATGATCCTGGATCTGGAATGCCGGTATTTCATGCAGGCTTTTGTGAACGGCTACCTTGGCCGAAAAGAAGAGTTTGAAACATTTGCCCGACACTTTTCACTCATTGCCGATAATGCGCTGCTGCATGCAACGACCGGGTTGATGCACAGGGACTGCCAGTCCAAAAACATCATGATCCATGGGGGAGCCCCCTGGTTCATTGATTTTCAATCGGCCCGCCTGGGACCCATTCAATATGATCTGGCTTCCCTTTTGATTGATCCCTATGTTACACTGTCCCGGGCCGTCAGGGATGAACTGCTAAACTATGCCCTGGAACACATCGGCCTAAAAGTATCCGTTGATAAAAATAATTTTACGCATTCATTCAGATACTGCTGTATTTCGCGCAACCTTCAGATGCTGGGGGCGTTTGGATTTTTAACCCAGGTTAAACACAAGCATCAATTTGAAAAATACATCCCGGCTGCCCTGAAAGGGCTTGAACGTCGACTCCAAAACTTAAACGAACCCGGCTTGGCTGATCTGACACATTTTGCCCAAAGCCTCCAAGGAGATTTAAAATGA
- the dapB gene encoding dihydrodipicolinate reductase, producing MNSIPVMVNGLPGNVARIMAESAIQDERFTLVPFSLTGEDITLGQVTVAQTNVTLLKPSERENKIQEILESYPGFICVDYTHPTAVNDNATFYVANKIPFVMGTTGGDRQALENTVKNGSMPSVIAPNMAKQIVGLQAMLEYGAKTFPGLFKGFSLQVKESHQQGKADTSGTAKALVACFNELGTDFKISDIEKIRDPKIQKEALGVPEEFIGGHGWHTYTLEAPDGSALFELKHNINGRQIYVSGTFDAVVFLKNRIDTNTFEKKLFTMIDVLTAGK from the coding sequence ATGAATAGTATCCCCGTAATGGTCAACGGACTGCCCGGCAATGTCGCCCGTATCATGGCTGAATCCGCAATCCAGGATGAACGGTTTACCCTTGTCCCCTTCTCCCTGACCGGAGAGGACATCACGTTAGGCCAGGTCACAGTAGCCCAGACAAACGTGACCCTTTTGAAACCCAGTGAAAGGGAAAACAAGATCCAGGAAATTCTTGAATCGTATCCCGGTTTCATCTGTGTGGACTACACCCACCCCACCGCAGTAAACGACAATGCAACATTTTATGTTGCCAACAAGATCCCCTTTGTCATGGGCACCACAGGCGGAGACAGACAGGCGTTGGAAAATACGGTGAAAAACGGTTCCATGCCCTCGGTCATTGCCCCGAACATGGCCAAACAGATTGTAGGACTTCAAGCCATGCTTGAATACGGAGCAAAGACCTTTCCCGGACTGTTTAAAGGCTTCTCGCTTCAGGTCAAAGAGAGCCACCAGCAGGGAAAGGCGGATACTTCGGGGACCGCCAAGGCCCTGGTGGCCTGTTTCAACGAACTGGGCACCGACTTCAAAATTTCCGACATTGAAAAAATCAGAGATCCCAAAATCCAGAAAGAAGCGTTAGGTGTTCCCGAAGAATTTATAGGCGGTCACGGGTGGCACACCTATACCCTGGAAGCGCCTGACGGGTCGGCATTGTTTGAACTGAAACATAATATAAACGGCCGTCAGATTTATGTTTCCGGCACCTTTGACGCGGTTGTTTTTCTAAAAAACAGAATTGATACAAACACCTTTGAGAAAAAACTGTTTACCATGATTGATGTTCTGACCGCCGGGAAATGA
- a CDS encoding DnaJ domain-containing protein: MSSLVKFVLIILGLAYLISPADLIPEMYLPWIGWIDDSLVLMCLYHLIRYGRLPSFLFKKGNKQSTGKQRQESGQAYKKAESNQSSGRTGATGQSTKENNSAHTSTLKSPYEILGVDESALWPEIQTAYKNKAKQYHPDKLSHLGEEFSTLANEKFLEIQQAYAKLKRIYNK; encoded by the coding sequence ATGTCTTCCCTGGTTAAGTTTGTACTGATCATTCTGGGCCTGGCCTATCTTATTTCGCCGGCGGATCTTATTCCTGAAATGTATCTGCCCTGGATTGGATGGATAGATGACAGCCTGGTCCTCATGTGTCTGTATCATCTGATTCGATATGGCCGGCTGCCATCCTTTTTATTTAAAAAAGGCAACAAACAATCCACCGGGAAACAAAGGCAGGAGTCCGGCCAGGCCTATAAAAAGGCTGAATCAAACCAATCATCAGGCAGAACCGGGGCTACGGGTCAGTCAACAAAAGAGAACAATTCAGCACACACGAGCACCCTTAAATCCCCATATGAGATACTTGGGGTGGACGAATCGGCCTTGTGGCCCGAGATTCAAACGGCATATAAAAACAAAGCCAAGCAATATCACCCGGATAAACTCTCCCATCTGGGTGAAGAATTTTCAACCCTTGCCAATGAAAAATTTTTAGAAATTCAGCAGGCATATGCAAAGCTTAAACGCATTTATAATAAATAG
- a CDS encoding SGNH/GDSL hydrolase family protein has product MRDVRKSLSLLFAVLLFATLACSSICVSPLFAKGIDEIVVFGDSLSDTGNLYFATTPTDENGDSVQTPKSPPYYQGRFSNGLVWVEYLAVAIGVDVPAPSFLGGTNYAWGGAETGDGRSIYNTPNIGTQIESFLVSDSPKDNQFFILWAGANDIHNGDDQNPQEIVNNIIEHIRRLALASLDETLNLMIPNLPPLGQTARAQCLGSEISWIFDGISIGFNINLGRELNKLKNELKTSNSKELNLYRLDIFSLFQEMLIDPAAFGFTNVSDTVRMSTDDLGCPLGVTIVPNEEELVDNPDEYIFFDDIHPTTAAHRVIAERALEIIVDHNIKGHVRIRKRLKN; this is encoded by the coding sequence ATGAGAGACGTAAGGAAATCCTTATCCTTGTTATTTGCTGTTTTGCTTTTTGCTACACTTGCCTGTTCAAGCATTTGTGTTTCACCCTTGTTTGCTAAGGGCATTGATGAGATTGTTGTTTTTGGTGACAGTTTATCAGATACAGGTAATCTCTATTTCGCAACGACGCCGACTGATGAGAATGGCGACAGTGTCCAAACGCCAAAGTCACCGCCATATTACCAGGGACGTTTCTCTAATGGATTGGTGTGGGTTGAATATCTTGCCGTGGCCATTGGTGTAGATGTGCCGGCGCCAAGTTTTTTGGGCGGAACGAACTATGCTTGGGGCGGAGCTGAAACAGGAGATGGAAGATCTATTTACAACACGCCTAATATTGGCACCCAAATTGAGAGTTTTCTGGTGTCTGATTCTCCAAAAGACAACCAATTTTTTATTTTATGGGCCGGCGCAAATGATATCCATAATGGGGATGATCAGAATCCCCAAGAAATAGTAAATAACATTATTGAACATATAAGGAGGTTGGCTTTAGCCTCTTTAGATGAAACATTGAATTTAATGATCCCTAATCTACCTCCTCTGGGGCAGACAGCGCGAGCCCAATGCCTCGGTTCGGAAATATCATGGATATTTGACGGCATATCCATAGGATTTAACATCAATTTAGGCAGAGAGCTTAATAAATTAAAAAATGAATTGAAGACATCTAATTCAAAAGAACTTAATCTTTATAGATTAGATATTTTTAGCTTGTTTCAGGAAATGCTTATTGATCCGGCAGCTTTTGGTTTCACCAATGTAAGTGATACGGTTAGAATGAGTACAGATGACTTGGGTTGTCCCCTTGGCGTGACAATTGTACCTAATGAAGAAGAACTTGTTGATAACCCGGATGAATATATCTTTTTCGATGACATTCATCCGACAACAGCAGCTCATAGAGTGATTGCAGAAAGAGCATTGGAAATAATTGTTGATCACAATATTAAAGGGCATGTAAGAATTCGAAAACGGTTGAAGAATTAG
- a CDS encoding SulP family inorganic anion transporter produces the protein MNNIFRKAAPVRPIPAGIQLFPFLAWLSRINGVSLRADVLAGLTGAFIVLPQGVSFAMIAGLPAQYGLYAAIVPPIIAALFGSSRHLVSGPTTAISIIVFSTLSPLAEPGSADYIRLTLTLTFMAGLFQLIFGLIRLGTLVNFVSHSVVVGFSAGAALLIATSQLKHALGVPVPSGSSFLTTWTFLIKSHAQINYYELCIAVISLCCAIAIKAWKPRWPALLFALITGALFSLAMDGQVHGVRFLGELNGQLPQISVPDFTLDTLRLMAPGALAVAFLGLIEALSIARSIAVQSGQHIDGNQEFIGQGLSNIAGSFFSGYASSGSFTRSGVNYDSGAVSPLASIFSALFLTVIVLLVAPLTAYLPLSAMGGAILFVAFKLIDVRHIKEILKSSRPDTMVLIATFTATLFFAIEFAIYSGILLSMAIYLTRTSHPHVTPLTPDPSDDRRTLINARESDTPPCPQLTMVQIHGSLFFGAANHVAQALEEIDGYNPKHLLIVGYAINFIDVSGAMVLVKEAMRRRKLGKNLYLCRVNRDVEHFLIHGDFMDKIGNSHLFQQESQAISTIYKRLDPTICHACKVRIFRECPTDPTI, from the coding sequence ATGAACAATATTTTCAGAAAAGCCGCACCTGTTCGTCCGATACCTGCCGGGATACAACTTTTCCCGTTTCTGGCATGGCTGAGTCGAATCAATGGGGTATCCCTGCGTGCAGATGTGCTGGCAGGGCTCACAGGCGCCTTTATCGTGCTACCCCAGGGCGTATCCTTTGCCATGATTGCCGGGCTTCCGGCACAGTACGGGCTGTATGCCGCCATTGTTCCGCCGATCATCGCGGCCCTGTTCGGTTCATCCAGGCATCTGGTCTCTGGACCCACTACGGCGATCTCAATTATTGTTTTCTCCACCCTGAGTCCTTTGGCCGAACCCGGTTCTGCCGATTATATCCGCCTGACGCTGACCCTGACCTTTATGGCCGGCCTTTTCCAGCTTATATTCGGTCTGATCCGCCTGGGCACCCTGGTCAACTTTGTCTCTCACTCGGTTGTTGTGGGGTTTTCGGCCGGGGCAGCTTTGCTTATTGCCACCTCCCAGCTCAAACATGCGCTGGGGGTACCGGTGCCCAGCGGATCTTCGTTTTTAACCACCTGGACGTTTCTGATTAAATCACATGCGCAGATCAACTATTATGAACTGTGCATCGCCGTGATTTCCCTTTGCTGTGCCATTGCCATCAAAGCCTGGAAACCCCGGTGGCCGGCATTGCTGTTTGCCTTGATTACGGGCGCCCTGTTCAGCCTCGCCATGGACGGCCAGGTCCATGGGGTCAGATTTTTGGGCGAACTGAACGGTCAACTGCCCCAGATTTCAGTACCGGATTTTACCCTGGACACCTTGAGGCTCATGGCGCCCGGCGCCCTGGCCGTGGCGTTTTTGGGCCTGATTGAAGCATTGTCCATTGCAAGATCCATTGCCGTTCAATCCGGCCAGCACATTGACGGCAACCAGGAGTTCATCGGCCAGGGACTGTCAAACATTGCCGGCAGCTTTTTTTCAGGGTATGCAAGTTCCGGCTCCTTTACCCGTTCCGGGGTGAACTATGATTCGGGTGCCGTCTCTCCGCTCGCCTCCATTTTTTCGGCCCTGTTCCTGACGGTTATCGTCTTGCTGGTGGCCCCGCTAACCGCCTATTTGCCGTTATCAGCCATGGGTGGCGCCATCTTATTTGTGGCCTTCAAACTCATTGATGTCCGCCATATCAAAGAGATACTTAAAAGCAGCCGACCCGATACCATGGTGCTTATCGCCACCTTCACCGCCACCCTGTTTTTTGCCATTGAGTTTGCCATTTATTCAGGCATCCTCCTGTCCATGGCCATCTACCTGACACGCACCTCCCACCCCCATGTTACGCCGCTGACGCCTGATCCTTCGGATGATCGAAGAACATTGATCAATGCAAGGGAGAGTGACACCCCCCCCTGCCCCCAGCTGACAATGGTCCAAATTCACGGCTCCCTTTTTTTCGGGGCTGCCAACCATGTGGCCCAGGCCCTTGAAGAGATCGACGGATACAATCCAAAGCATCTGTTGATTGTGGGATACGCCATTAACTTCATTGATGTATCCGGTGCCATGGTATTGGTCAAAGAAGCTATGCGCAGACGAAAATTAGGTAAAAACCTATATCTTTGCCGAGTCAACCGGGATGTCGAGCATTTTTTAATTCACGGCGATTTTATGGATAAAATCGGAAATTCCCACCTTTTTCAGCAGGAAAGCCAGGCTATAAGCACCATCTACAAAAGGCTGGACCCAACCATATGCCACGCCTGCAAAGTTCGCATTTTTCGCGAATGCCCCACAGATCCTACAATCTAA
- a CDS encoding transposase, protein MFILRDLLRPLQAEFSNTAQGQKRKVWFAYTLLAVVVPFTSSITSNLLRALQTLFGFKLQSQRFYAFMASPTLPWEGLWQAMWGMIPSPVVEGRIMVALDDSINPKSGKKIFGCAHFHDHAAKSNQSSYPWSQCILAVGLLKKIKSRWACLPLDFRFYMMKKDIEVESATAKRKGEVLPFEDKMAQAATMIKGIQNYYNQPVLTVTDSWFGNNGLWSRLDRGKEGSFHLLSRMRTNITLYGFAPVPTGKTKAGRPRKYGRRMGSVDDCAAKFKENSQAYTVFLYGKNREVQAYSQTVMLKTMKCQVRVIWVYRKTRYVALMTTDMALSVEQIIEYYGARWKIESGFKEIKQEIGSSKSQVRNAESVLNHLNFCMMATTLIWIYADRLEKAPDRRHKIRGRSGFAFSDVRRIIAETALSSDFCGVCPVPSQTPQKSFVKTLLRMVA, encoded by the coding sequence ATGTTTATATTACGTGATTTGCTACGACCTCTGCAAGCTGAATTTTCAAATACTGCTCAGGGACAGAAAAGAAAAGTCTGGTTTGCATACACGTTGCTGGCTGTGGTGGTGCCATTTACATCTTCAATCACCTCCAATCTGTTACGTGCCCTGCAAACTTTGTTCGGTTTTAAACTGCAAAGTCAGAGGTTTTATGCCTTTATGGCGAGTCCGACATTACCGTGGGAAGGATTATGGCAAGCCATGTGGGGAATGATTCCGTCACCAGTTGTAGAAGGACGAATTATGGTAGCACTGGATGATTCTATAAATCCAAAGAGTGGAAAGAAAATTTTTGGTTGCGCACATTTTCACGACCATGCAGCAAAGTCCAACCAGAGTTCCTACCCATGGTCACAGTGCATTCTGGCAGTAGGGTTATTGAAAAAAATAAAATCTCGATGGGCCTGCCTGCCTCTTGATTTTCGGTTTTATATGATGAAAAAGGATATTGAGGTAGAATCTGCTACAGCCAAACGAAAAGGGGAAGTTCTTCCTTTTGAAGACAAAATGGCACAGGCTGCCACAATGATAAAGGGCATTCAAAATTATTATAATCAACCAGTGTTGACTGTGACAGATAGCTGGTTTGGCAATAATGGCCTCTGGTCCAGGTTAGATCGTGGAAAAGAAGGCTCTTTCCATCTACTTTCTCGTATGCGCACAAATATTACATTGTATGGTTTTGCACCTGTGCCTACCGGAAAAACTAAGGCAGGGCGCCCACGAAAATATGGCCGACGTATGGGTTCTGTGGATGATTGTGCAGCAAAATTTAAAGAAAACTCCCAGGCTTATACGGTTTTTCTTTACGGCAAAAACAGAGAAGTACAGGCATATTCACAAACCGTTATGCTAAAAACGATGAAGTGCCAGGTGCGAGTTATTTGGGTTTATCGGAAAACACGATACGTTGCCCTGATGACCACAGATATGGCGCTTTCGGTTGAGCAAATTATAGAATATTATGGTGCGCGCTGGAAAATAGAATCCGGATTTAAGGAGATCAAGCAGGAGATTGGCAGTTCAAAATCACAAGTTCGGAATGCGGAATCCGTATTGAATCACCTTAACTTCTGCATGATGGCCACTACGCTGATATGGATCTATGCCGACCGGTTGGAAAAGGCACCAGACCGAAGACATAAAATTCGGGGACGATCTGGATTTGCATTTTCTGATGTGCGCAGGATTATTGCCGAGACGGCATTGAGTTCTGATTTTTGTGGGGTTTGCCCTGTGCCAAGTCAAACCCCACAAAAATCTTTCGTCAAGACCCTGCTACGCATGGTTGCATAG